In a genomic window of Microbacterium amylolyticum:
- a CDS encoding ATP-dependent helicase — protein MPDALIPATGDPLLDGLNPPQREAVEYRGSALLIVAGAGSGKTRVLTHRVASLLRNREAWPSQILAITFTNKAAAEMRERVEDIVGEQAKGMWISTFHSACVRILRREAEQFGFTKSFTIYDSGDVRALLKRLVKEHEGDAYGLTPAAVQSRISKLKNELHDADSFRSQANISDPAERIFVEIFQDYSRRLRSANALDFDDLLAQTVFLFRAFPNVADTYRRRFRHVLVDEYQDTNHAQYQLIRELTKPVQGEQMDVGGGMVALLPEASDARASLTVVGDSDQSIYAFRGADIRNITEFERDFPGAKAILLEQNYRSSQNILDAANSVIRNNFDRKDKKLWTDQGPGESVVGFTGYSQHDEAQFIADEIDRLRGQGTNYSDIAVFYRTNSQSRALEEILIRAAVPYKIMGGTKFYDRAEIKDAIAYLVAVVNPADELAVRRILNKPKRGIGAVTETNIARFAADNDMTFREALGHADAMGLGPKIRKAIEQLDAVLQDATEILLPAEGDAPPTSVTEGLRLLLNASGYEDALRRSQDPQDEARVENLDELVAVTREFARNNPDGTIIDFLTEVALVADSDDLEDESGVVSLMTLHTAKGLEFDTVFLTGVEEDLIPHRISAGEPGGPQEERRLFYVGITRARRRLYLSLAMTRAQFGEVSSAMPSRFLQEIPAGLIEWRQSPSEMNGRGAGARSLGGGGSAARARENSWGQRPLTPKNKSSLAEFTNRVTGKVRDNGDLELTAGDRIQHDDFGEGTVDAITGQGAKRIAHVRFESAGTKKLLIKVAPITKIS, from the coding sequence ATGCCTGATGCACTGATACCCGCCACTGGCGACCCGCTTCTCGACGGCCTCAACCCTCCGCAGCGTGAGGCGGTCGAATACCGCGGCTCCGCGCTTCTGATCGTCGCGGGCGCTGGCTCGGGCAAAACGCGCGTTCTCACGCACCGCGTCGCCTCGTTGCTGCGCAACCGCGAAGCCTGGCCCAGCCAGATTCTTGCGATCACCTTCACCAACAAGGCCGCGGCCGAAATGCGCGAGCGCGTCGAAGACATCGTCGGCGAACAAGCCAAGGGCATGTGGATCTCCACATTCCACTCCGCCTGCGTTCGTATCTTGCGCCGCGAGGCCGAGCAGTTCGGCTTCACCAAGTCGTTCACGATCTACGATTCCGGCGATGTGCGCGCGCTGCTCAAGCGGCTCGTCAAGGAGCACGAGGGTGATGCTTACGGCCTCACTCCGGCCGCTGTGCAGAGCCGGATCTCGAAGCTGAAGAACGAACTGCACGACGCCGACAGCTTTCGCAGCCAGGCCAACATCTCTGATCCCGCAGAGCGCATCTTCGTCGAGATCTTCCAGGACTATTCCCGTCGCCTGCGATCGGCGAACGCGCTCGATTTCGACGATCTGCTCGCGCAGACGGTGTTCCTCTTCCGCGCATTTCCGAACGTTGCCGACACGTACCGTCGCCGCTTCCGTCACGTCCTGGTCGACGAGTACCAAGACACGAACCACGCGCAGTATCAGCTGATCCGCGAGCTCACGAAGCCCGTCCAGGGCGAGCAGATGGATGTGGGCGGCGGCATGGTTGCCCTCCTGCCAGAAGCATCTGATGCGCGGGCGTCGCTCACCGTCGTCGGCGACTCAGACCAGTCGATCTATGCCTTCCGCGGCGCGGATATTCGCAACATCACCGAGTTCGAACGCGACTTTCCCGGGGCAAAGGCCATTCTGCTCGAGCAGAACTACCGGTCAAGCCAGAACATTCTCGATGCGGCCAACTCGGTCATCCGCAACAACTTCGACCGCAAAGACAAGAAGCTGTGGACGGACCAAGGGCCGGGCGAGAGCGTGGTGGGGTTCACCGGGTACTCGCAGCACGACGAAGCACAGTTCATCGCCGACGAAATTGATCGCCTGCGCGGGCAGGGCACGAACTACAGCGACATCGCCGTGTTCTATCGCACGAACTCGCAGTCGCGTGCGCTGGAAGAGATCCTGATCCGCGCCGCCGTTCCGTACAAGATCATGGGCGGAACGAAGTTCTACGACCGCGCCGAAATCAAGGACGCGATCGCGTATCTCGTCGCGGTGGTGAACCCGGCCGATGAGCTGGCGGTACGCCGCATCCTCAATAAACCCAAGCGCGGCATCGGTGCCGTCACCGAGACGAACATCGCCCGGTTCGCGGCCGACAACGATATGACCTTCCGCGAAGCGCTCGGACACGCTGACGCAATGGGGCTGGGGCCCAAGATTCGCAAGGCGATCGAGCAGCTCGACGCCGTGTTGCAAGACGCCACAGAGATCCTCCTTCCGGCCGAGGGGGACGCCCCGCCAACCTCCGTGACGGAGGGATTGCGTCTCCTGCTGAATGCTTCGGGCTACGAGGACGCCCTGCGGCGGTCGCAGGATCCTCAGGACGAGGCGCGCGTTGAGAACCTTGACGAGCTCGTGGCAGTGACGCGCGAGTTTGCGCGCAACAACCCCGATGGCACCATCATCGACTTCCTCACCGAAGTTGCGCTGGTGGCCGACAGCGACGATCTTGAGGACGAGTCCGGCGTTGTGTCATTGATGACCCTTCACACCGCGAAGGGTCTCGAGTTCGACACCGTTTTTCTCACCGGGGTGGAAGAGGATCTCATTCCTCACCGCATCTCGGCTGGCGAGCCGGGAGGGCCCCAGGAAGAACGCCGCTTGTTCTACGTCGGTATTACCCGCGCACGCCGCCGCCTGTACCTCTCCCTGGCGATGACCCGCGCACAGTTCGGCGAGGTGTCGTCTGCGATGCCCAGCCGCTTCCTCCAAGAGATCCCTGCCGGTCTCATCGAATGGCGACAGTCGCCGAGCGAGATGAACGGCCGAGGCGCCGGTGCGCGTTCACTCGGCGGCGGCGGAAGCGCAGCTCGCGCTCGGGAGAACTCGTGGGGGCAACGCCCGCTCACCCCGAAGAACAAATCGTCGTTGGCTGAGTTCACCAACCGCGTCACCGGAAAGGTGCGCGACAACGGCGACCTCGAGCTCACGGCCGGAGATCGCATTCAGCACGATGATTTCGGTGAGGGAACGGTCGACGCGATCACCGGACAGGGCGCCAAACGCATCGCACACGTCCGATTCGAATCCGCGGGAACGAAGAAGCTGCTCATCAAGGTGGCACCGATCACAAAGATCAGCTGA
- the glgA gene encoding glycogen synthase, with the protein MRVDVLSREYPPEVYGGAGVHVAELVKALRRDIEVVVRTFGTRREENGVFSYGTPADFADANGALQAMATDLVIARDVAGADLVHSHTWYANFAGRVAQQLHGIPHVATAHSLEPLRPWKAEQLGGGYRLSSWIERESLTGADAVVAVSEGMRRDLLRVYPDLDPARVKVVYNGIDLDEWHRIDDGDVVRELGVDPDRPSVVFVGRITRQKGLPYLLRAARELPPEVQVVLCAGAPDTPEIMAEVQSLVAELRGVRDGVVWIDRHLPRRELCALLTAATTFVCPSVYEPLGIVNLEAMACGAPVVGTRTGGIPEVVEDGVTGMIVPIEQANDGTGTPLDPEKFVADLARAITEMVSDPDRARALGAAGRERAQQHFSWASIADRTRELYAELLV; encoded by the coding sequence ATGCGAGTCGACGTTCTCTCCCGCGAATATCCCCCCGAGGTGTACGGCGGTGCCGGCGTGCACGTCGCCGAACTCGTGAAGGCGTTGCGCCGCGATATCGAGGTGGTTGTGCGCACATTCGGCACCCGCCGCGAGGAAAACGGTGTGTTTTCGTACGGAACACCCGCCGACTTCGCGGACGCCAACGGCGCCCTGCAGGCGATGGCAACCGACCTGGTGATCGCCCGCGATGTCGCCGGCGCCGACCTCGTGCACTCACACACCTGGTACGCGAACTTCGCGGGTCGTGTCGCCCAACAGCTGCACGGTATTCCCCATGTTGCAACGGCCCACAGCCTCGAACCGCTCCGCCCGTGGAAGGCCGAGCAGTTGGGCGGAGGCTACCGTCTCTCGAGTTGGATCGAACGCGAGTCACTCACGGGAGCCGATGCGGTTGTCGCCGTTAGCGAGGGGATGCGTCGTGATCTGCTGCGCGTGTACCCCGATCTTGACCCGGCCCGCGTGAAGGTGGTCTACAACGGCATCGATCTCGACGAATGGCATCGCATCGACGACGGCGACGTCGTCCGAGAGCTCGGCGTCGACCCCGACCGCCCCTCGGTGGTCTTCGTCGGCAGAATCACGCGGCAGAAAGGCCTTCCGTATCTCCTTCGAGCGGCGCGCGAACTCCCCCCAGAAGTGCAGGTTGTGCTGTGCGCCGGTGCCCCCGATACTCCTGAGATCATGGCCGAGGTGCAGAGTCTCGTGGCCGAGCTTCGCGGTGTGCGCGACGGAGTCGTCTGGATCGACCGGCACCTCCCGCGACGCGAGCTCTGCGCTCTTCTGACAGCCGCGACGACCTTCGTCTGCCCGTCCGTCTACGAGCCACTGGGAATCGTCAATCTCGAGGCAATGGCATGCGGCGCTCCCGTTGTCGGAACGCGCACCGGCGGAATCCCCGAAGTCGTCGAAGACGGCGTCACGGGAATGATCGTGCCCATCGAACAGGCCAACGATGGAACGGGCACCCCGCTCGACCCCGAGAAGTTTGTTGCCGACCTGGCACGGGCCATCACCGAGATGGTTTCCGACCCTGACCGGGCGCGGGCACTCGGCGCCGCGGGACGCGAGCGCGCGCAGCAGCATTTCTCCTGGGCATCGATCGCCGACCGCACCCGCGAGCTCTACGCAGAGCTCTTGGTGTGA
- the sucD gene encoding succinate--CoA ligase subunit alpha produces MSIYLNKDSKVIVQGITGGEGTKHTALMLKAGTNIVGGVNARKAGTTVTHDKPGEGEVELPVYGSVREAMQESGADVSVAFVPPKFAKDAMIEAIDAGIPLLVVITEGIPVGDSAAAWAYAKQKGNKTRIIGPNCPGIITPGEALAGITPANITGSGPIGLVSKSGTLTYQMMFELKDFGFSTAIGIGGDPIIGTTHIDALEAFENDPDTKAIVMIGEIGGDAEERAADYIKAHVTKPVVGYVAGFTAPEGKTMGHAGAIVSGSAGTAAAKKEALEAAGVKVGKTPSETAQLMREIMQSL; encoded by the coding sequence ATGTCGATCTACCTGAACAAGGATTCCAAGGTCATCGTCCAGGGCATTACGGGCGGCGAAGGCACCAAGCACACCGCACTGATGCTCAAGGCGGGAACCAACATCGTCGGCGGCGTGAATGCCCGCAAGGCGGGAACCACGGTGACGCACGACAAGCCCGGTGAGGGCGAGGTCGAGCTGCCCGTTTACGGCTCGGTCCGCGAGGCGATGCAGGAATCGGGCGCCGATGTGTCGGTTGCTTTCGTTCCGCCGAAGTTCGCCAAGGACGCCATGATCGAGGCAATTGATGCCGGGATTCCGCTGCTCGTCGTGATCACCGAGGGCATCCCCGTCGGTGACAGCGCGGCTGCGTGGGCATACGCGAAGCAGAAGGGCAACAAGACCCGCATCATCGGTCCGAACTGCCCCGGAATCATCACACCCGGTGAGGCCCTGGCCGGTATTACCCCCGCGAACATCACGGGCTCCGGCCCCATCGGTCTGGTGTCGAAGTCGGGAACGCTGACGTACCAGATGATGTTCGAGCTGAAGGACTTCGGCTTCTCGACGGCGATTGGTATCGGCGGAGACCCCATCATCGGCACGACGCACATCGATGCGCTCGAGGCGTTCGAGAACGACCCCGACACGAAGGCGATCGTGATGATCGGTGAGATCGGTGGCGACGCTGAGGAGCGCGCGGCCGATTACATCAAGGCACACGTGACCAAGCCGGTCGTCGGCTACGTCGCCGGGTTCACCGCCCCCGAGGGCAAGACGATGGGCCACGCAGGCGCGATCGTCTCGGGCTCGGCCGGAACCGCTGCTGCGAAGAAGGAAGCCCTCGAGGCCGCCGGTGTGAAGGTGGGCAAGACGCCCAGCGAGACCGCTCAGCTCATGCGCGAGATCATGCAGAGCCTGTAA
- a CDS encoding SseB family protein, with protein MGLFSRKKKSGDDGEQEPQKPAASEEATSVEPDVPAAPEPTADVNISFSAFQGVGAGSGPEVQDPQSEPKAPAPAPAPAAPKNGQNPRPRELPLAPAAPPANLETVKGLKDNALLRDALQSLPEKPSPQQLLGVARQMMQGHLFLRVAGDVREQVQAGGKATLTFGVAKNGDKSYMMVFSSGRALREAVKADGNEKTSAVAQAVPQIVQHMIDNGFDGLIVDNASAPHRIVLPKEVLERAIGQADPAMRLKTLIAQPRDTDTPKKVAAALADQPPLWVAVGPSPQDEEKMGIAEARLANGTRLLQVYSHPLEVVAQGRSERALPFGAEKIAKVLTDHPELGGVLIDPAGPLMTLTREELDPVLALAHGAEDSAAEPTD; from the coding sequence ATGGGTCTGTTCTCTCGGAAGAAGAAGTCCGGCGACGATGGCGAACAGGAGCCGCAGAAGCCTGCGGCCTCTGAGGAGGCGACATCGGTCGAACCGGACGTTCCGGCTGCGCCCGAGCCGACCGCCGACGTTAACATTTCGTTCTCTGCCTTCCAGGGCGTTGGCGCGGGGTCCGGCCCCGAAGTGCAGGACCCGCAGAGCGAGCCGAAGGCCCCAGCCCCAGCCCCAGCACCTGCCGCTCCGAAAAACGGACAGAACCCCCGGCCGCGCGAGCTTCCCCTCGCTCCGGCTGCTCCGCCGGCCAATCTCGAGACCGTCAAGGGCTTGAAAGACAATGCGCTCCTGCGGGACGCTCTGCAGTCCCTCCCTGAGAAGCCCTCTCCCCAGCAGCTACTGGGCGTTGCCCGACAGATGATGCAGGGGCACCTGTTCCTTCGCGTCGCGGGCGACGTGCGCGAGCAGGTTCAGGCAGGCGGAAAGGCGACACTCACGTTCGGCGTCGCGAAAAACGGCGATAAGAGCTACATGATGGTCTTCAGCTCGGGTCGCGCGTTGCGCGAGGCCGTGAAGGCTGATGGAAACGAGAAAACCTCCGCCGTCGCGCAGGCCGTTCCGCAGATCGTTCAGCACATGATCGACAACGGATTCGACGGGTTGATCGTCGACAACGCTTCTGCGCCGCATCGCATCGTCCTCCCCAAGGAGGTCCTCGAGCGGGCGATCGGACAGGCCGATCCGGCAATGCGCCTGAAAACCCTCATCGCTCAGCCCCGTGATACCGATACGCCCAAGAAGGTCGCCGCCGCTCTCGCGGACCAGCCGCCGCTCTGGGTCGCCGTCGGACCCTCGCCGCAGGACGAGGAGAAGATGGGAATTGCCGAGGCCCGTTTGGCCAACGGGACGCGCCTGCTTCAGGTGTACTCGCACCCGCTCGAGGTCGTTGCACAGGGCCGTAGCGAGCGGGCCCTGCCATTCGGCGCAGAGAAGATCGCCAAGGTGCTCACGGACCACCCGGAGCTGGGCGGAGTTCTCATCGACCCGGCCGGGCCGCTCATGACTCTCACCCGCGAGGAACTCGACCCGGTTCTTGCCCTCGCACACGGTGCGGAAGACTCTGCCGCAGAGCCCACCGACTGA
- the glgC gene encoding glucose-1-phosphate adenylyltransferase: MKFFGIVLAGGEGKRLMPLTELRAKPAVPFGGQYRLIDFALSNLVNSGLRQIVVLTQYKSHSLDRHISQVWNMNGLLGSYIASVPAQQRLGKRWFQGSADAILQSLNLIYDERPDYIAVVGADHVYRMDFDQMLQAHIESGADATVAAIRQPIAMANQFGVIDVDPEDPTRIREFLEKPETPQGLPDSPGEVLASMGNYIFTAQALIDEVLRDGERQDSQHDMGGDIIPAFVERGRAGVYDMVRNTVPGSSDRDHDYWRDVGSIDSYFEAHQDLISVLPVFNLYNQEWPIFTQQMNLAPAKFTRDARGTLSTIIDSIVASGTVISGAHIERSVLGQGCVVESGAHVNDSIVFEDARIKPGATVRRAIIDKNVVIQAGATIGVSREEDIARGLTVTPSGITLVAKNAVVPAF; encoded by the coding sequence ATGAAGTTCTTTGGCATCGTCCTCGCGGGTGGCGAGGGAAAGCGGTTGATGCCTCTCACGGAGTTGCGGGCCAAGCCCGCTGTTCCGTTTGGCGGGCAGTATCGCCTGATCGATTTCGCACTGTCGAATCTCGTGAACTCGGGGTTGCGCCAGATCGTCGTCCTCACCCAGTACAAATCTCACAGCCTCGACCGCCACATCTCGCAGGTATGGAATATGAACGGGCTTCTCGGCTCGTACATCGCGTCCGTTCCCGCACAGCAGCGGCTCGGCAAGCGCTGGTTCCAGGGTTCGGCCGACGCGATTTTGCAGAGCCTGAACCTCATCTACGACGAGAGACCCGACTACATCGCTGTTGTCGGCGCTGACCACGTGTACCGCATGGACTTCGATCAGATGCTGCAGGCGCACATCGAGTCGGGCGCAGACGCGACGGTTGCGGCCATTCGGCAGCCCATCGCCATGGCGAACCAGTTCGGCGTTATCGATGTCGATCCCGAAGACCCGACGCGGATCAGGGAATTTCTGGAGAAGCCCGAGACTCCGCAGGGCCTTCCGGATTCACCAGGAGAAGTCCTCGCGTCCATGGGAAACTACATTTTCACGGCGCAGGCTCTCATCGACGAGGTCTTGCGTGACGGAGAGCGGCAGGATTCCCAGCACGATATGGGCGGGGATATCATCCCGGCCTTCGTGGAACGGGGTAGGGCGGGTGTGTACGACATGGTCCGGAACACGGTTCCGGGATCTTCTGATCGCGATCATGATTACTGGCGAGACGTGGGATCAATCGATTCGTACTTCGAGGCGCACCAGGATCTTATTTCGGTGTTGCCGGTTTTCAACCTCTACAACCAGGAATGGCCGATTTTCACGCAGCAGATGAACCTGGCGCCCGCCAAGTTCACGCGTGATGCGCGAGGAACCCTCAGCACGATCATCGACTCGATTGTCGCGAGCGGAACGGTGATCTCGGGAGCGCACATCGAACGCAGCGTTCTGGGCCAGGGGTGCGTTGTGGAATCGGGCGCGCACGTCAACGACTCGATTGTGTTCGAAGACGCGCGGATCAAACCGGGGGCAACGGTTCGCCGGGCGATTATCGACAAGAACGTGGTCATCCAGGCAGGTGCAACGATCGGTGTCTCCCGCGAGGAAGACATCGCTCGGGGTCTCACCGTGACCCCCAGCGGCATCACGCTCGTGGCCAAGAACGCGGTGGTCCCCGCATTCTGA
- a CDS encoding acyl-CoA dehydrogenase family protein: protein MATETFPGERISSYDVTGPLDTDYYDVFSDVTGTDRDAWRRARHVVDEVADDLLDAWDHAEYPVRSVLDALGRHNVLADGIEHEGLPHLSPLAAGLVNMELSRGDGSLGTVLAVQGGLALRTLALYGSPEQKAAWLDKLHSGETPGAFALTEPDHGSDSTGLESVATRDGDSWVLRGAKKWIGNGASGGITFVWARIQDESDPDHGRVGCFLIPQETPGYRGDVIQGKVSLRAIHQAHILLDDVRVPLDARLPGAHSFADTSRVLYATRSGVAWSALGHATACYEIALQYAQQREQFGKPLVSFQLVQEKLTRMLSQLTGMQLFCRRLADLEASGSLRPPQASLAKYTNTRTARDIARDARDLLGGNGILLENRVMQHLADIEAIHTYEGTESVQALLIGRDITGVGAFV, encoded by the coding sequence ATGGCAACAGAGACGTTCCCCGGCGAGCGCATCAGCTCGTACGACGTAACAGGTCCCCTCGACACCGACTACTACGACGTCTTCTCCGATGTAACGGGAACAGACCGCGACGCATGGCGACGCGCGCGACACGTCGTCGATGAGGTCGCTGATGATCTCCTCGATGCGTGGGACCACGCCGAGTACCCCGTGCGCAGCGTTCTCGACGCGCTCGGACGGCACAACGTGCTGGCCGATGGCATCGAACACGAAGGCCTCCCCCATCTCTCACCGCTGGCCGCCGGACTCGTCAATATGGAGCTCTCGCGCGGCGACGGGTCTCTCGGAACGGTGCTCGCTGTTCAGGGCGGACTCGCCCTGCGCACACTCGCTCTCTACGGAAGTCCTGAGCAGAAAGCGGCGTGGCTCGACAAGCTGCACAGCGGCGAAACTCCCGGAGCCTTCGCGCTCACGGAACCCGATCACGGCAGCGATTCGACCGGACTGGAATCGGTGGCAACCCGCGACGGCGACAGCTGGGTGCTCCGCGGAGCGAAAAAGTGGATCGGCAACGGCGCCTCCGGTGGGATCACCTTTGTCTGGGCACGGATCCAGGACGAATCGGACCCCGATCACGGACGCGTCGGGTGCTTCCTCATCCCGCAGGAAACCCCCGGGTACCGCGGCGATGTCATCCAGGGCAAAGTGTCGCTGCGCGCCATCCACCAGGCGCACATTCTGCTCGATGACGTCCGTGTTCCTCTGGACGCACGCCTTCCCGGCGCGCACTCGTTCGCCGACACCTCGCGCGTTCTCTACGCGACTCGGTCCGGAGTGGCGTGGTCCGCGCTCGGGCACGCCACCGCGTGCTACGAGATCGCCCTGCAGTACGCACAACAGCGCGAGCAGTTCGGCAAGCCCCTCGTCTCGTTCCAGCTCGTACAAGAGAAGCTGACGCGCATGCTCTCCCAGCTCACCGGCATGCAGCTGTTCTGCCGCCGCCTGGCTGATCTCGAAGCGTCCGGCAGCCTTCGCCCCCCTCAGGCCTCGCTCGCGAAGTACACGAATACCCGCACAGCTCGCGACATCGCGCGAGACGCACGGGACCTGCTGGGCGGCAACGGCATTCTGCTGGAGAACCGTGTGATGCAACACCTCGCCGATATCGAAGCGATTCACACGTACGAGGGCACCGAGAGCGTTCAGGCGCTCCTGATCGGCCGCGACATCACGGGCGTCGGCGCGTTCGTCTAG
- a CDS encoding GntR family transcriptional regulator: MSARDEAITAQPARLADVVYDQLAQAVVDGTLAPGQRVRDGDLADQLGVSRMPVREALQRLERQGLIEMVASRYTRVTDVTPDMPAASLEFLGYQSGIALRLAVPRMNSEERAHAAALARDIRPATARGGKEGYEAAWSLFSYLASCSGNFIFQNMISDAWLVLTRNLGEHVPLLADEAGVAEVYERIATNIIDGDAAAAEMEIRAFLRLGPGQEGVAAFFPKDDDTSDDTDV, from the coding sequence ATGTCCGCGCGCGACGAAGCGATCACGGCGCAGCCGGCGCGGCTTGCTGACGTTGTTTACGACCAACTCGCTCAAGCGGTTGTCGACGGCACCCTTGCGCCGGGCCAGCGGGTTCGCGATGGTGATTTGGCTGACCAGCTGGGTGTGTCGCGCATGCCCGTGCGCGAAGCCCTGCAGCGCCTCGAGCGTCAGGGCCTCATCGAAATGGTTGCCAGCCGCTACACACGCGTGACCGACGTCACCCCCGATATGCCCGCGGCATCCCTGGAGTTCCTCGGCTACCAGTCGGGTATCGCTCTTCGTCTGGCTGTTCCGAGGATGAACTCCGAGGAACGTGCCCACGCTGCGGCGCTCGCCCGGGATATTCGCCCGGCCACAGCCCGCGGCGGAAAAGAGGGCTACGAAGCGGCCTGGAGTCTGTTTTCGTATCTCGCCTCATGCAGCGGAAACTTCATCTTCCAGAACATGATTTCGGACGCATGGCTCGTCCTCACCCGGAACCTCGGCGAGCACGTCCCGCTCCTGGCCGACGAGGCAGGCGTCGCAGAGGTCTACGAACGCATCGCCACCAACATCATCGACGGTGACGCGGCTGCGGCCGAGATGGAGATCCGCGCCTTCCTTCGTTTGGGTCCGGGCCAAGAGGGCGTCGCCGCTTTCTTCCCGAAGGACGACGACACCAGCGACGACACCGACGTGTAA
- the sucC gene encoding ADP-forming succinate--CoA ligase subunit beta, giving the protein MDLYEYQARDLFEKYEVPVLAGIVADTPEEVKAAAEKIGGVVVVKAQVKTGGRGKAGGVKVAKNPDEAYEAAKSILGLDIKGHVVKRVMVAEGANIAQEFYFSVLLDRAKRSYLSLCSVEGGMEIEQLAVEKPEALARIEVDPIVGINKTKAIEIATAANFPEELIGAVSDVFVRLYDVYKGEDATLVEVNPLVLTAEGDVIALDGKVTLDENASEVRHPEHEALEDKGAADPLEAKAKAAGLNYVKLDGEVGIIGNGAGLVMSTLDVTAYAGEKHGGVKPANFLDIGGGANAQIMAAGLDVILGDPQVKSVFVNVFGGITSCVAVAEGIVKALEILGDAATKPLVVRLDGNQVEEGRAILAQANHPLVTSASGMDEGADKAAELANA; this is encoded by the coding sequence GTGGATCTGTACGAGTACCAGGCTCGAGACCTTTTTGAGAAGTACGAGGTGCCGGTGCTCGCCGGCATCGTTGCTGACACCCCCGAGGAGGTGAAGGCAGCGGCAGAGAAGATCGGCGGCGTGGTCGTCGTCAAGGCTCAGGTCAAGACGGGCGGTCGCGGTAAGGCGGGCGGCGTTAAGGTCGCCAAGAACCCCGACGAGGCATACGAGGCAGCGAAGTCGATCCTCGGACTCGACATCAAGGGTCACGTCGTCAAGCGCGTGATGGTCGCCGAAGGCGCCAACATCGCTCAGGAGTTCTACTTCTCGGTTCTGCTCGACCGCGCCAAGCGCTCCTATCTGTCGCTGTGCAGCGTCGAGGGCGGCATGGAGATTGAGCAGCTCGCTGTGGAGAAGCCCGAGGCGCTCGCGCGTATCGAGGTGGACCCGATCGTCGGCATCAACAAGACGAAGGCGATCGAAATCGCCACGGCCGCGAACTTCCCCGAGGAGCTCATCGGAGCTGTTTCGGACGTGTTCGTGCGTCTGTACGACGTCTACAAGGGCGAAGACGCAACGCTCGTCGAGGTCAACCCCCTCGTGCTGACGGCTGAGGGCGATGTCATCGCTCTTGATGGCAAGGTCACGCTCGATGAGAACGCCTCTGAGGTGCGTCACCCCGAGCACGAGGCTCTCGAAGACAAGGGCGCTGCAGACCCGCTCGAGGCCAAGGCGAAGGCCGCTGGCCTCAACTACGTCAAGCTCGACGGAGAAGTTGGCATCATCGGCAACGGAGCCGGGCTGGTCATGTCCACGCTCGACGTCACCGCTTACGCCGGCGAGAAGCACGGCGGCGTGAAGCCCGCCAACTTCCTCGACATCGGTGGCGGAGCCAACGCCCAGATCATGGCGGCGGGCCTCGACGTCATCCTCGGCGACCCGCAGGTCAAGAGCGTCTTCGTCAACGTCTTCGGCGGCATCACCAGCTGCGTTGCCGTTGCCGAGGGCATCGTCAAGGCACTCGAGATTCTCGGCGATGCGGCAACAAAGCCGCTCGTCGTGCGACTCGACGGCAACCAGGTCGAGGAAGGCCGCGCCATTCTCGCGCAGGCCAACCACCCGCTCGTCACGTCCGCTTCGGGCATGGACGAGGGCGCCGACAAGGCTGCCGAACTGGCGAACGCCTGA